The following are encoded together in the Phaseolus vulgaris cultivar G19833 chromosome 9, P. vulgaris v2.0, whole genome shotgun sequence genome:
- the LOC137820538 gene encoding amino acid permease 3-like: MVQNVSTTNVSFRRGYDIEEDSIDGAPLKSDPEYYDDDGRLKRTGNVWTTSSHIITAVVGSGVLSLAWAIAQMGWIAGPSVMILFSIVTLYTSSFLADCYRSGDPMFGKRNYTFMDAVSTILGGHSVTFCGIVQYLNLFGSAVGYTIAASLSMMALKRSHCIHSSDGENPCHISSSPYMIGFGAMQIFFSQIPDFHNMWWLSIVAAVMSFTYSIIGLVLGIVKITETGTFKGSLTGISIGTVTEAQKVWGVFQALGNIAFAYSYSFVLLEIQDTIKSLPSEVKTMKKAAKLSIAVTTTFYMLCGCIGYAAFGDLAPGNLLAGFGFHKLFWLVDMANAAIVIHLVGAYQVYAQPLFAFVEKETAKRWPKTNKEFKISVPGLPPYNQNIFSLVWRTVFVIITTVISMMLPFFNDVLGVIGALGFWPLTVYFPVEMYILQKRIPKWSMRWISLKLMSAVCLIVSIVAGLGSVVGVLLDLKKYKPFSSDY; this comes from the exons ATGGTACAAAATGTTTCGACAACAAATGTTAGCTTCCGTCGAGGTTATGACATCGAGGAGGACTCCATAGATGGGGCTCCTTTAAAAAGTGACCCTGAATACTACGATGACGATGGTCGTCTTAAACGAACAG GGAATGTTTGGACTACAAGCTCCCACATTATCACAGCTGTGGTAGGATCTGGGGTGCTCTCCTTAGCTTGGGCAATAGCTCAGATGGGTTGGATTGCTGGTCCTTCAGTGATGATCTTATTCAGCATTGTCACTTTGTATACTTCGTCCTTTCTAGCTGATTGTTATCGTTCTGGTGACCCAATGTTCGGGAAGAGAAATTATACTTTCATGGACGCAGTTAGCACCATTCTGG GTGGGCACAGTGTTACGTTTTGCGGGATTGTTCAATACTTGAACCTTTTCGGAAGTGCAGTAGGATACACAATTGCGGCTTCACTTAGCATGAT GGCACTTAAAAGGTCTCACTGTATTCATTCCTCTGATGGAGAAAACCCGTGTCATATTTCAAGTAGCCCATACATGATCGGTTTTGGGGCAATGcaaattttcttttctcaaaTTCCAGATTTTCATAACATGTGGTGGCTCTCAATAGTGGCTGCAGTCATGTCTTTCACCTATTCCATAATTGGTCTCGTTCTTGGAATTGTCAAAATTACGG AAACCGGAACTTTCAAGGGAAGCCTCACTGGAATAAGCATTGGAACTGTGACTGAGGCCCAAAAAGTATGGGGAGTTTTCCAAGCTCTTGGTAACATAGCCTTCGCCTATTCATATTCTTTCGTTCTCCTTGAAATTCAG GATACCATCAAATCGCTTCCATCCGAAGTAAAAACAATGAAAAAGGCTGCAAAGTTAAGCATTGCAGTGACCACAACATTTTATATGCTTTGTGGCTGCATAGGATATGCTGCTTTTGGAGATTTAGCACCTGGGAACCTGCTTGCTGGATTTGGTTTCCATAAACTATTTTGGCTTGTAGATATGGCTAATGCTGCTATCGTAATTCACCTTGTGGGGGCTTACCAAGTGTATGCCCAACCCCTCTTTGCCTTCGTGGAGAAGGAGACAGCAAAAAGATGGCCAAAAACTAACAAGGAATTCAAAATTTCAGTTCCTGGTTTGCCGCCCTACAATCAGAACATATTTAGCCTAGTCTGGAGGACAGTGTTTGTGATCATAACAACTGTTATATCAATGATGCTTCCATTCTTCAACGACGTTTTGGGAGTGATTGGTGCATTGGGGTTTTGGCCTTTAACTGTCTACTTTCCTGTGGAGATGTATATATTGCAAAAGAGGATTCCAAAATGGAGCATGAGATGGATTTCGCTGAAGTTGATGAGTGCAGTCTGCCTCATTGTATCAATTGTGGCTGGTCTTGGCTCTGTGGTCGGTGTCTTGCTTGACCTCAAGAAATACAAGCCATTCAGTTCAGATTATTAA